The nucleotide sequence ATGTGGGAAATACATAATTTGGTGTAAGACTCAATGCTTATATTCAATTGCAAGGCAATTAGGTATAAgtcaaatgagaataaaaatttattttacattcaaGAAATTATACCCACTCAGAACCTTGAAGTAAGACAAATgcattagaaaacatttatttttgtattgttctCACTGGCCATGGGTCATTCGTTATGAAAGATCTTTGTGTACTTAAAGCCATTTTCAATCTTTTCTCCCATTAAGCATGCAgcctttattttcagtttcacagAGTCTTGTATGGTTCTGGCAAGAAATTCAGAATCCTGGTCTGGGGTAGGATACACTAAAGAAGTGAGCTCACCTTTTCCTCAGTGGAGGACTCTTTGGTAACCAGAACCTTGGCCAGATCTTCTCCTCAAGCCCAGCACCCAGGCAGCTCTGTGGATCTGGGGAATTTGCTGGTCTCTTCTTGTTTAAGTTCAGAGAATTATGTAACAAATGAGTTTTAAGAGAATTTAGAGATAATCCTTACTAACATCCTcatttcataaattcttttattccctctcacattttacatatgaggtAAATTAAATTGGTAAAGAGGTTTTTCAACCCTGGCTGAACATTTGAATTACTAGGAGAGatttaaacataataattatCAAGTCTACCACAAACTAGCTATCACAGGAATCTCTGGTGATAGGATCGAAACATCAATAGTTTTTAAAACCTTCCAACAGGATTTATTGAAAAATCTCACCAAGTTATAAATGACAGAGCTGGGGGGAAAAACACacttttttctctgatcttttatttttctgggggGATATCCAGACCCACAAGAAGAGATCAATTTCACCATGAGAAATGCAGCCCTTCCAGTGTGCATCCTGGAGGCTGGCTCCCCACGGGTGGCAGCGCAGGCAGGGTAGCTTAGTGAGAATGCTGCACATGGGGAGTGGGGAAGTTGGGGACCCAAGGCTGCTTTCTGCCTCTGCTGTCATGGCACTGCCTGACCTCAGGACTGCTCTGGCCCTCAGTCTCCTCCAGTGTACAGTGGGAGGACCGGAGGAAGTGGCCTTCCATTGCTTGTGTCCTTCCATTGTTTGAGTTCAAAGGTAAATGTCCATCTCTTTTACATGTTGAGTTTGAAGTCTTTTTGATGGCATTCAAGACACTTCTATTAATACTCTggcttaaattttcttttttctttgtcatcccTGCATTTTCCCAGTAACATGGAGAAACTTGCTGCTTTCCACACATACAGTGCTGGAAATAGagtctgtttctctttcctgcctttcttctgTCTGAATTACCCTCCCTCAGctccaatgaaacaaaaaatctaTTTATCCTTAAAAGTTCTCCCTAAGGTGACCTTTGTTCTGAAATTTTCCCTGATTCCTTCCACTCCACCCCTTACCCCATGTTGCTTCCTAATAACACTGACCTCACCTCTGCTGTAGCTCTTATCAAAGTCTGCTCTGTATTATAATCCATGGACTGCTCCTGCTGTGCAGAATTCTCACCATTTAGTGGCTGTTACACAAAGTCCTTGATCAAATTGCCTCTCAGGAGAAAGACGAGGTCTGTGGCTGTGGGTTCAGGCTTCCAGATCCCTCAGGTGTCCTATGTCCTCTCTTAACAGCTGTTTTCTTTCACACAGGAGTCCTGGTCAGTAATATCTTACTGATAAGCTCTCAGAGAAGCTGGGGAAAGTGGGCTGTCCCTTGAGTAAGGGATGGGAGACACTGGTGTTTGCTCTGGGAGGGAATGGTTGGGGAGGGATAGGGAAGGTTCTTCTAAAATAGGTAAAATCAAGAGACCACTGAATAACTCAGGCTGAAAGGCTAGTAAGCCTTCTGTAATCAGGAACCACAGACAACCAAGTCTCTGTCTTTCCTGACACCCTGGGCAATATATGATCTCCATTCTAGAAGACTCAGGGCTGGTACGCAGTGTAGGAAATGACATATGGAGCATGAGACTTGTGCTTGGGGCTGGGAAGACTGACAGTGTGAGGAAGCTGGGTTGGTGGTGCCAGGGGAGGTGGAGGCCCCTCTGTGTGTTCTGGAGACCAGACTGTTGACTACACCTGCTGGGCTCACAGGCTGGTCAGGGACACCCTCTGGGAAAGTAGAACCTGTGCCTCATAGGCTTCAGCCAAGGGCTCAGATGTCAAtacctctttctctccctgttcgtgctgtgtgtgtgtgtgggggggtggggggtgggggctgcgaGTGGCATGGGCAGAGGGAtagaaagttttataaaatgggaatgatgagcAGGAATGGTAAACACATAGGCTTGAAAGGTTTTTGCCCTTTTGCAGTTCATTTGTCATATGAGGCAAAATGTTGAGTATGAACAGGAGGCTGAACTTGGGAGATGATTGTATAATGTCTCATTGGGCATGGGGTTTCCCAGTCAAGGCCTATAAATGTATAGCTTAGGTTAGGGTTTAGGAGCCATACTGTCTCCTAAGAGCTTCTTTAGCTTCATGGGATCACAGAATCTCCCACGTTACTGAAATCCAAATTGACCTTTGTCTCCATGGAATTAAGTCATGAAAACTGTGTCAGTTGGGAGAAGGGTGGGTGTGTTACCCCACAGCCTGTCTCTTAGGAGGATCTTTGGGGCCCAGAGCCTTTGGGTATGATGTAGATCTAATCTTCTAGTGCTGCTTTTGGCTTTAGGGGGATTTCAGGGATTAATTTCCAGACACTCTGTTTTCTTAAAGTGTGTGCCTCTGTCAATTGATATAAACGTTGGGATACCCCAGGctgaaaacacaaaaatcaagCCGTTTTTTAGTGGCTGTAAGGAATGTAGCTTTTTGACAAGGAAATTCTTCAACTCACCCTGAAAATAGACGTAACGATACCTAAAACATGTTCAAATCCCATGGAGAGTGAAAGCTGGTTAAGTGTcttattaaatacaatttatgaGAGGCCATAGATTTGGACTGGGCTCCTGCACTAAGCCTAACAGACTAAACCAATGTGGAATTTAACTATAGTAGCTAAGCTTTAGTTAATTGCAGGAGGTTTTGTAACCAACGAACAAATTAAACTATAACCTAGTCAGGTTCTCATATTACCTAGAAGCAGAAAACCCTTTTCCTATGTGTGAAGACAAAAGTGactccatcttggatgctaatcCACAACATTGACCTCTGATCAACCCCATCCCAGGTATGCCTCCTGATTCCTACTTTATTTGCTGTCCTTAGTGTAAGAACATGTACTCACTATAAATCCTCCCTTTAGATCAAAGCAAACTTGATGTGATCGCACAAATTACAGGTTGTGACATATATAGCATAATTGCCTGTTCTGGAGGGTTGCCTTTAATTGTCTCCATAGAGCATGTACCCCTTTTCCCTAAGCTCTGGGTCTAGGGAGTAATAGTGCAAAGATATACCTGTCTTGCTGCCATCCAAGACCATGCTTCTGTCTGTAAGTTCCCCGATGAAACATGCTTTATTGGCAAACTGGAGTTGTCTGCCTCAATCTTTGGGTTTTTGGCTCCTTTGGCATTTGGGGGCTCCTTTGTGTACACGATCCTTTCACAGAACACTATGTCTTGTCACTTCTGCacaattttctttgttaaaatggcATATAAACGCTCAGCTTAACTGCTTATTTGAGTCTTCACTTCTTATGAAGATTCCCATgttcatgtaaaaatattaatatcaagtaaaatttatatgccttttctcctgttaaatctgtcttttgtcagctTAATTTATAGGGCCCGAGCCCTAGAATCTAGGATGGTAAAGAAAGAGttgtgttttttcccctccctaTAGTAACCTCAAGTTTCAGCTTTGAGGTATGATCCATCAACAAATAATACTAGGCCAGGAATCTCAATAGGAGTCTCCAATAAATCTGAGTGAGACAGGATGTTCCCTACCTGGGGTAAGATGATCATGAGGCTCTCTTTCTCGTGAAAGGGGCAAAAAAGTGGTAGAATTCAGTGTGTTGCAGAGGTAAATAGTAATGTGAGAGGGAGAGAGTAATAGATTCTTATGAGAGTCTATTGGCTGCATGAAATGTGCTGTGAGGTCTCAGGTGTAATGTGTGTGCTGCTTTAGGAACCAGGAGGTCAGGTAGGAAGCCTAGAACTAGTCAGCAGAAGCATCTACTGCCCTAAGATGAGGCAGCTGTGCCTTTGCAACCCAGTTGAGGGTAAGGCTGTAGTAAGGGCTTCTGATGGTTCCCCATAAAGTGGAACTAAAACTCCAAGGGCTTACCCAGATTGCTACACGAAGACAGACAAAAATGGCTTCTTGTAGTCTAGGGATGCCTAGGGAAGGAGGCTGTCAAGAAGAACCTTATTTGAGTTACAGAAGACCTGTTCATATCTAAATTGTGGTTTTGAAATCAGCTTGCTGGACCAACTCCCTGAAATTCTTCTGGCACTGGGAAGGTACCAAAAAAAGAGTAGATACTTTTGTGCAGCTGTGGTGGGCTCCACCTAACTAATCCAAACCATCCCACCAGGCACCTTTCAGGTAAGACCTGAGCCTCTTTATTTCTGTACCTCAcagtttaatgaatgaatgaacaaaatataacttGACTACTTAAGAGGATGTAAGTACTATCTAAGGACTCTGAGACAAAGAAAACCagagtgggggctgggagagTGAGAAAACTATAGGaaccaagggaaaacttccccttttccctctgAAGGTGcactgaaaatcaactgacaaaaatcagattaataggagaaaaggcatacagatttatttgatcatagtttACCTGAAATGGAAACCTTTAGAATAAAAATCTAAAGATCCAGGggaaattattcctttttatgcttAAGTTCAACAAattatggacagctgtgtagaaatatgattgcaCAAAAGGGTATGAGCTGATGTtaacagactgagtggggaaacccatcaaggcctgtctgtctagattcttcttcaCCTCTGTgagcagcattccttccttctgggagggaggcagggcactTTCTGGAATGGAGGTCTTCTGACCTATaatcaaacaaggtaggtcagatatttttgttatggccagtttttacacagaatggCGGGAGTTGGGGGGtaattagagtaatatttttaggttttgtcAGCAGAAAAGAACCCAAggtctgtaaaataatttaaagaggtttattctgagcctaaTATGTGCAACCATGGCCTGGAGAGCCACGCCCAACAAGCCCTTTACCAGTGGTCTAACCGCCgttgggttacagtttgtttttatacatttcaggacCACCGGAATTACACGTAAAGTCATaagtcaatacatggaaggtgtgcGTTGGTTTGGTCCAAAAAGGCCGAACGCCTTGAAACAGagggattacaggttatagggggtctaaagattctttgatttgtgctTGGTTAATGAAATGAAACTTTctctaaaggtttggaatgttttaagtttgGATAatgaagtctgttaatcagaaaaaagccactggacatatacccagactcaagtgatctgttcagtaaattgatgacctgcaggttAGGACTGAACCCTGATCTTTTTCTTGGTCCAAAATttcctttctaagggggcctGGGGAGTCATATCTAcaaataaaatctcagtaaacaggtttttatgatgtggtttacttcccaacctgattccagtGTAGCGTCACATAAAAAATAGAAGACCCTTATCtaaactcaagcattcctttccatTGATTCCTAGTCTTTtggacaaagcctaactctttcagccaattgtcaactaaagaatccctaaacctACCTATGACTTGTAACCCCCctctttgagatggcccacctttttgggccaaaccaatgtatgccttccatgtattgatttatgactttacctgtaattcctgtctccccaaaatgcataaaaccaaactgtaactcagccacagggagtccacttgctcaaggcttcttgggtgtggctccaggccatggtcctcaaatttggttcagaataaacctccttaaattattttacagagtttgcctttttttctcaACAGAAAAATCATACACAGATATGATTTAAGCTTTTCCTTGAATAGCCTTCAGTCTATTAATGAGTTATaatacaaaggatatctccaagcaGGGAGCCGGGACAGGACAAGACAAGTCTGATCTCCCTTCTGATGGTCTTCAACTctgctttagggtatttctgcaGTCCCCTTGGTCAAGAGGGGGTCTGTTCAGTTAGCCAGGgggccttaaaattttattttagttcaaaattttgtgtctggctttggagaaaaagagctctggtttctatgacctaCCTTGGGAAAGAAGGATTCTAGTTTTTAGGGCTAGCCTCAGGGAAGAATGAAAGGCCAGGgacagaagagaaggagaaagctaGAGAGAAATTTGCTTCTGAGCTACTTCTAAGGCCTTTGTTTTTGGGTATCATTTTTCTGAGCCCTACAGAactaagaaaacatgaaattgaAAACTCATGCCAGGTCATGTCTCCCTTACCGCTACTTCCACAACCAAATTCACACACATTAGCAAGtaatgtcaattttatttgaaCACCACATggcaaaacaatattaaaattccCCTTTAAAGAATTTTGTTCTTCCTACCAAATTACCTCTTTACTCTCCCCTTtacttccccttcctttcctcctctggaCTTCACAAAGGGCTATTTTCAGTTCAGctttttatcaaaacaaaagCCTGGCAGTCACTTGACTCCACCCACTTCAAAAAGCAATTCAAAGATCACCCAGTGTTGTTGTAAACATACTCCTTGAGCAGCCTCAACCCCACCCTAGGTGAACTATCTCAAGAGCTGACACATGCTGAAGCTTTCTTTATGCCAGTGGCTCCTCTATGCCCTCTGTACATCTAACCTTATTTCAACCTAAAAACAAATCTAAGAAGTacatattattattcccatttcagagatgagaaaactgaggaacaGGGAAATTAAGTTCTATAACTTGCTCAGCTCTTAAGGTCTTGAATCAGAATTTGAACTGAAATAGTCTGAATCTAGAGCACAGAGgaatattttgataattcttaCTCCTGAGGTATCAAAATTGTCACCCTAGCAAAAATAGGTCTCTTTCTAGGAGAGCATTCTGCTGCTAAGAAATaagatgttctatttttttctccaatagGATTTGGGATTTTAGTTTATCTTTAGTTCCTCTGCTCAACTCTGACCTACAGGATCAGTGGTTGTTGTAGATAAGAACTGCCCTGCACCCTCGGCACCCTCAGAGCaagggtggagggtgggcaggAAGTGGCCAGAGCTGGCAGAGTTCACCCTGGaggcctccttctcctccctgttcAGGTACTCTCCCCCTTTCTTCAGATCTGGGAAGCCTTCCAGCTGGGGGCAGCAGGACACCCCCTCTCCCGCACCCCCAGGAGAGGTACTGCTGTGAGATCTGGAATTCTGGCCAAAGCTGTTCCAAGACTGCTGGGGAGAGAGGGCCTCCCTCTCCCATGATCACCTTGTGTGTCCTTTGTTAATCTTCAAGTCTATTTGGTGAAAGTGGTGCAAAGAGGTAACCAGGACTTTGTCCAGGTTGGGTGCCAGTACTGCAGTGGCTTTCTCTGCTGCTCCCTGTGAACCTGCAGATGTGGTTCACATAATGAGAAACAGTCCTATAGGCAAAGACTCACTCTTTCTCCAGTGTCCTCGAAGAGGGAGTGGCCTGGGTGATTCCCCACTTCTCCCTCACAATGTCACTATTTATATCGGGACTGACCCAAGatgctcctcccacctcatccccTTGGAAGCCAAACCCCTTCGTACTCTGTATAAGGTCTACGCCCCACGGACTGAGTGACTGCAGAAACTGACCTTCTGTCTCTCTGGGACaccaagctggagacccaggtaAGCAGCCCAAGAGGTGGTCTCAGGAGCTGCTTCTGCTGGAGAGTTGGACTGGAGGGAGCCAGGGAGAATCTACTTGCACCGAGAAGGCTTAGTCTGACACTCGTGCTGGAAAAACTTGGGCCAGGCAAACATCAGCTGAGGGCAGAGAGGTTGGGGATGGGACATGCAGGCTGCAGAGAATCTGTGGGTCTGGAGAAGGAGCCCCCATGTTGGAGCAGGCTGTCATCTCTCTTTGGAATACAATGGAATCCCTTATGTTGCTCGTGTCAGGCACTGGACTGAGTTTCCCTTATGTTGCAAAACAATCAGGCCTGTCAGCCATGGTCCTAAATGTCAGGGATACAAATTGGCTCATGGTTTATTCAAAATGATCTTCTGATGAGACATTTGAGCACTGGGTACAAATGTATTTTAGACCTCAGGAACTCCAGGATTCAAAGACAGTACTGCCAGGATTTTAGGTGACTTTGTAGGTTACCATCTAGAGGTGAAGATCTTTCTCGATAGTGGGAGTAAAACGCTCTTGGAGAAGGGTATATGTGAGTGTCTCTTCCCTTGAAAAATCTCAGGGAGAGGGACATCTTTCTGGCTGACCTGAAAGGGAGACTGCAGACCAGGGAAGCCACAGGTGGGAGCTGGAGTTCTCTTTCTAAGGGgatgcttttccttctttctccctttcccagtTAGGCTTCTCCAGGAAAGTGAGGCTGCCATGGCTCTGGAGAAGTCCCTCGTCCTGTTCCCACTGCTGGTTCTGGCGCTGCTGGTGCTGGAGTGGGTCCAGCCTTCCCTGGGCAAGGAGTCCCCGGCCATGAAGTTCCAGCGGCAGCACATGGACTCGGGCAGCTCCTCCAgcagcaactccacctactgcaACCTAATGATGAGGCGCCGGAATATGACAAAGGGACGGTGCAAGCCGGTGAACACCTTTGTGCACGAACCCCTGGTAGATGTCCAGGCcgtctgcttccaggaaaatgtCACCTGCAAGAATGGGCAGACCAACTGCTATAAGAGCAACTCTAACATGCACATCACAGACTGCCGCCTGACAGGCGGCTCCAAGTACCCCAACTGTGCATACCGGGCCAGCCAGAAGGAGAGACACATCATTGTGGCTTGTGAGGGAAGCCCATATGTGCCTGTCCACTTCGATGCTTCTGTGGGGGACTCCACCTAAGGTCAGAGCAGCAAGATGCACCCCCCCCTCATCATTTCgacacctgcctctccccagttCCTTCCTTGCCTGAAAGAAATAACTCCAGTTAGGGCTCCTCTTCGACATGCACATGCTTCCCTCTCCCGAGTCTGGCTCCTGCATGCTTTTGGGGTGAGGAATGGGTTGTGAGGTGGGCTTCATGTTAACCCTTTCACTGCTTCTTTCAATAAAACAGTTGCAAACACCTAGTTCCTGAAGCTGTCCCATccagttactattaatatttctttatttgcttcCAGCAGGGGGTAAGAACTGTAGATCTGATTAGCGTTGGTGAGCAGCGAATGGAGTGATTAAAATGCCTTCCCTTCTGACTCAGATTTTAGTGGCTTGAGAAAATTCTTTTCCTTGTAGATTCCTTGATGCCAAGTATAAAGCTGTTAAGCGTGGGCTGTTTTAGACAAAAGGGAAGTACAGCCTGGGACACTGCCATTTGGGGTGAACTGGCAGAGGGAAAGTTCAAATACTATAATTCTCTGGCACAGCAGGAGGCAAGGGCAAGCATGACCTCAGAAAGACCCTGCTTAGTctcagggtgggaggaggagtcTATGAAATTATGATCctaaatttccattttcctttttgtttttttttatttgagtgaGCTATCACTAAGTCAGCAAAATGGGCAGCTAGAAGTGACTATAGAGATCATGGTATTGAAAGGCAGCAAGTAGATTTCAGTCTGTGTACCAACTCCAATCAGAAGTGCCTGCCTAGAATGCtgtagaaaaaaattcttcacaGTGACGTGGTGAACAATAGCCTCTCCTGAAAGCATGAGAGGGGTAAGGGTGTATGTGCCACACATCTGCCATCCCTGACCCAATGCAACCACCACCTTTTAAGTGACTTGCACATGGCCTGCTGCTAGTTAGTGGCACAGCTGTGGAACagctgggactagaacccaggtctcttGGCTTCCAGTCATTGTTCTTTCTGCCACTGGAGTCTAACTCAGGAAAGAAATCCCTCTCCGTCACTAAGTGCCGTGGACTGGTGGCTGTCTCCCAGGGCGTGCTGGTGCACTCTCACAGGCTCTCAGTGTCCTTGTCCTGCGAGTCGGCTCAGTTCTTGGCAACCCTTCCTGAGAGCCATTGACAGACTAGACTCGGCCACTGTCATCACTTTAGCATTACATTTAATCCCTGTTTGTGGTGGCATCTCGCTTTAGACAAGGTCATAGAACCAGAGGAAGGCCTTGCACCTGACCAGTGTGACCAGTTTTGTCATTGTCTTTGTATACTGCATTTATAGGTGTTGAGAGTGACCGTGATTTTCTTATGTAGAGTGAAAATCTGGGGCCCTGGGTGCTCTGCGTGAGGAAGACCTGCAGCCGGGGAGGGACCATCCCCACATTCCTGTGGCAATGGCGATCTCACTCCTTCCTAGAAGTGAGagtggaggaggaaaaaaggaaacttcGAGTTCCCAAATGTGTctcctttaattaattttttccttaagtttatCTCACCCTTGTTCCCAGTCCCAAAGCTTCTCATTTTCCCTCCTGCTAGTCCTAAGAAAACACTTCAGTGAAGTTTTTAAGGACAGTCACTTGGAGTTTTGCTGTATCCATATATGCACAGTCACCAGCTCTGGCTTCTGGCTCCCCCCACCTTTCCCGCCGCAGAACCCTGGGGACCCCTGTCTGGGGAATAAAGCAACAAGTGAAGACCTGCATAGCCAGGGAGGATGTGGGGGAGCGAAattaggctgggtatggtggctgacacctgtaatcctagcactttgggaggctgaggtgggaggattacttgaggcctggagttcaagaccagcctaagcacaATAatgagatctcgtctctacaaaaaatagaaaaattagccaagtgcgGTGGCATACActtgtagtccaagctactcgggaagctgagcccaggagtttgaggttgcagtgagctatgattgcgccactgcactctaggcctggcaacagagtgagaccttgtctcaaaaaataaggaagctaaatttaaaaagtggaaaccTTCAGACCCAGATTAATTCAAAGCAGTGGGTTCCTTACACTCTCACTGTCAATGGCTATGTTAGGGCTGACTGACACGTGGCTGATAGCAAGCTTATTTCTGGGGTTCCCAGGCACACAGCAGAGGCACTTGGAGGAGAGGTAAGGTCTCTAATGGTACCTTCTGGAACTGGGGGTAGGAGTGTGCAATTGAtgggaggaaagggagaaggagagggggaaaTAGCTTCTCTAATAGCAGGGCTGCAGCCTTTGCCTCTGTTGGTCCCACAAAGGCTGCTCTATACTTGCAAACCAGCAGCTAGGTCTCCCTCTGGCTGAATAAGCCTTTTGGCCTTTTGAAGGCCGAGGCTGAGGCTGAGAGCAGATTGTGCCAGAATTCTGAGTCTGTACCTGCAAGGGCAATCCCTATGGAGGGCTGATCTAAATTAGATGCACAGTGATTGGGACAGGGAGGTTCTGGGGTGAATAGGAGTGTCTGTGTGGGCAAATGGGCAGCTGTCGACAGCTAGCAGAGTGGGGGACTTTAGAAACTGTAAACAGGTCTAGGGAAACTGGCCCTGCCTCGCTTCTGAGGTTGCtgtaggaaaaagaagaagaagaagaaagagaagaaggagaagaaggagaagaggaggaggaggaggagaaggaggaggaggaggaggaggagaaggagaagaataaAGGGAAGGGCAAAAAGCCCTTGGCCGGATGTGAAGTAAGGCAACCTTGGTGTGTGCTTGGCCAAGTTGTGTGGCCCTGGCTAGCTGCAGTGTCCAGCAGTCTTCACTCTTCCTCTGCAACATCTCTCCCACCATCAGCTGAGCTCTGATGTGTTTGTGTTCTCAGTTACACTCTTGGGATATGATTTAATGCAGAAATTCTCAGTGAATTATTAAAGAACATAGAGTAATGTACTGTTCTACCTAAAACATCTGCCCTTTTTAAATCCAGGGAATGTCTGAACATACAGATTCTTAAGTGAAAGGAACATTTATCTAGCATTTGTGAAGGAGTGAGTACAGAGGGTATAGGGAGCGCGAGAGCTACAAAGATTGGGTTATTCTTTATGAGTCTAGCCTGGACTCAAAACCTTGAGACAGGGCAACAGCTCCAAGTGTCTGTTGTCTTTCTGTAAAGTGGTGATAATCACAGCACTTAACTAAAAGTC is from Microcebus murinus isolate Inina chromosome 6, M.murinus_Inina_mat1.0, whole genome shotgun sequence and encodes:
- the RNASE1 gene encoding ribonuclease pancreatic isoform X1 translates to MLLQESEAAMALEKSLVLFPLLVLALLVLEWVQPSLGKESPAMKFQRQHMDSGSSSSSNSTYCNLMMRRRNMTKGRCKPVNTFVHEPLVDVQAVCFQENVTCKNGQTNCYKSNSNMHITDCRLTGGSKYPNCAYRASQKERHIIVACEGSPYVPVHFDASVGDST
- the RNASE1 gene encoding ribonuclease pancreatic isoform X2, translated to MALEKSLVLFPLLVLALLVLEWVQPSLGKESPAMKFQRQHMDSGSSSSSNSTYCNLMMRRRNMTKGRCKPVNTFVHEPLVDVQAVCFQENVTCKNGQTNCYKSNSNMHITDCRLTGGSKYPNCAYRASQKERHIIVACEGSPYVPVHFDASVGDST